One window from the genome of Acinetobacter sp. LoGeW2-3 encodes:
- a CDS encoding flavin-containing monooxygenase, whose translation MEKQVDILIVGAGISGIGLAAHLSKNCPKRSFEIIERRESVGGTWDLFKYPGIRSDSDMSTFGFNFKPWKKASVLADGASIKNYLSEVVDEFKLESKIHYQHRVLNANYDTHTHKWSVKIENAQGQTEIWVANFVLGCTGYYNYDQGFQPEFSNQDAFKGTFIHPQHWPENFDYSGKKVVIIGSGATAITLVPAMVKGGAAHVTMLQRSPTYIASVPSIDMVYDKMRKYLPEDVAYKITRARNIGMQRGIYALAQKQPKLLKKLLLNAVKFQLKGKVDMKHFTPDYEPWDQRLCVVPDGDLFKILRSGKASVETDHIEKFTENGIQLKSGKHLDADIIISATGLNIQILGGIQASIDGKPIDTSKHMLYRGMMVSDIPNMALIIGYINASWTLKVDIAAEYICRLLNYMDKKGFDEVLPEGNAAELLEDTVMGSLSSGYIARAADVMPKQGKHGVWRVSNNYLADRKDLKNAAFDDDILQFKAKAEQGKTLGKKVKPRLVS comes from the coding sequence ATGGAAAAACAAGTTGATATCTTAATTGTGGGTGCAGGCATCTCGGGAATTGGACTGGCAGCTCATCTCTCTAAAAATTGTCCGAAACGTTCATTCGAGATTATTGAGCGTCGCGAAAGTGTAGGCGGTACCTGGGACTTATTTAAATATCCTGGTATCCGTTCTGATTCGGATATGTCAACTTTTGGCTTTAATTTTAAGCCTTGGAAAAAAGCCAGTGTATTGGCTGATGGCGCATCAATTAAAAATTATCTATCTGAAGTCGTAGATGAATTCAAACTGGAATCCAAAATCCACTATCAGCACCGTGTATTAAATGCCAATTATGATACGCATACTCATAAATGGTCAGTAAAAATCGAAAATGCTCAAGGTCAGACTGAAATTTGGGTAGCGAATTTTGTTCTGGGATGCACTGGTTATTACAATTACGATCAAGGCTTCCAGCCAGAATTTTCGAATCAGGATGCATTTAAAGGTACATTTATTCATCCGCAGCATTGGCCTGAGAACTTCGACTATAGCGGTAAAAAAGTGGTAATCATTGGCAGTGGCGCAACTGCGATTACTCTTGTTCCAGCCATGGTTAAAGGCGGGGCAGCGCATGTGACCATGTTGCAGCGTTCTCCGACCTATATTGCTTCTGTGCCATCGATTGATATGGTCTATGACAAGATGCGTAAGTATCTGCCTGAGGATGTGGCTTACAAGATTACGCGTGCGCGAAATATTGGTATGCAACGTGGGATTTATGCACTGGCACAGAAACAGCCAAAATTGCTTAAGAAACTGCTGCTGAATGCGGTGAAATTCCAGCTCAAGGGTAAGGTGGATATGAAACACTTTACTCCGGATTATGAGCCTTGGGATCAGCGTTTATGTGTAGTGCCGGATGGAGATTTGTTCAAGATTCTGCGTTCAGGTAAAGCTTCTGTTGAAACGGATCATATCGAGAAATTTACTGAAAATGGTATTCAGCTTAAATCAGGAAAACATCTAGATGCAGATATCATTATTTCTGCAACCGGACTGAATATTCAAATCCTTGGTGGCATTCAGGCATCTATCGATGGCAAGCCAATCGATACCTCTAAACATATGCTGTATCGCGGTATGATGGTCAGTGATATCCCGAATATGGCGCTGATTATTGGCTATATCAATGCATCCTGGACGCTGAAAGTAGACATTGCCGCTGAATATATCTGCCGTCTACTCAATTATATGGACAAAAAAGGCTTTGATGAAGTACTGCCGGAAGGTAATGCTGCAGAATTACTTGAGGATACTGTAATGGGCAGCCTGAGCTCAGGTTATATTGCCCGTGCTGCTGACGTGATGCCGAAACAGGGTAAGCATGGGGTATGGCGTGTTAGCAATAATTACCTCGCAGACCGTAAAGATCTTAAGAATGCAGCCTTTGATGATGATATTCTGCAGTTTAAGGCGAAGGCTGAGCAGGGAAAGACGCTCGGCAAGAAGGTTAAACCTCGTCTAGTATCTTAA
- a CDS encoding succinate dehydrogenase assembly factor 2, translated as MTEDISLEERKVIYRARRGLKEIDVYFDPYVKNYYLTAEPFEKEMFAELVAQEDPDLLDWFMEVSEPPRPELREFINKLKHYVHG; from the coding sequence ATGACTGAAGACATCAGCCTGGAAGAGCGTAAAGTGATTTACCGCGCACGTCGTGGTCTCAAAGAGATAGATGTGTATTTTGATCCCTATGTCAAAAACTACTATTTGACAGCAGAACCATTTGAAAAAGAAATGTTTGCTGAGCTGGTAGCGCAGGAAGACCCGGACCTGCTGGACTGGTTTATGGAAGTTTCTGAGCCGCCACGTCCTGAATTACGTGAGTTTATTAATAAGCTTAAACATTACGTTCATGGATAA
- the rplQ gene encoding 50S ribosomal protein L17: MRHRNSGVKLGRTSSHRKAMFQNMANSLFEHELIKTTVPKAKELRRVAEPLITLAKVDTVANRRLAFARTRSAATVGKLFTVLGPRYKERNGGYLRVLKAGFRAGDAAPMAYVELVDREVN; the protein is encoded by the coding sequence ATGCGTCATCGTAATAGTGGTGTGAAATTAGGCCGTACAAGCAGTCATCGTAAAGCGATGTTCCAAAACATGGCTAACTCTTTGTTTGAGCACGAGTTGATCAAAACAACCGTGCCTAAAGCAAAAGAATTACGTCGTGTTGCTGAGCCTTTAATCACTTTAGCTAAAGTCGATACAGTAGCAAACCGTCGTTTGGCGTTTGCTCGTACTCGTTCAGCTGCAACTGTTGGTAAATTATTTACCGTTCTTGGCCCTCGTTACAAAGAGCGTAACGGCGGTTATCTACGTGTTCTTAAAGCGGGCTTCCGTGCAGGTGATGCTGCACCGATGGCTTACGTTGAGCTAGTAGATCGCGAAGTTAACTAA
- a CDS encoding acyl-CoA dehydrogenase family protein, with translation MQSAAIRPLPHLLPRTLFNAEHDAFRETVRKFYEKEVIPHTERFEQQQHVDRELWKKAGALGLLCPTLAEQYGGSGVDRLYSMILIEEQAYAGDSATGFSLHSDIVANYILNFGNEVQKQQWLPKMASGEVITAIAMTEPGTGSDLQAIRTSAALEGDDYVINGSKIFITNGYLCDMAIVVCKTGDSDKGSANLSLIIVEADRDGFGKGKPLNKIGMKGQDTCELFFDNVRVPKENLLGMPGMGFMMLMKELAWERLIVAMICQAGAEAAFAHTVKYTKERQAFGKPISAFQNTRFKLAEMRTEIEICRAYLDRCMQQELQQQLGVDAAAAAKYKISEMFSNVVDECLQLHGGYGYMLEYPIARAYIDHRANRIYAGTNEIMKELISRSI, from the coding sequence ATGCAATCTGCTGCGATTCGGCCGCTGCCGCATCTATTACCACGTACTCTGTTTAATGCTGAGCATGATGCTTTCCGCGAGACTGTGCGCAAATTCTATGAGAAGGAAGTGATTCCACATACCGAACGCTTCGAACAGCAACAGCATGTTGATCGTGAGCTGTGGAAGAAGGCCGGAGCATTAGGTCTGCTCTGCCCGACCTTAGCAGAACAATATGGCGGTTCAGGTGTAGATCGGCTTTATAGCATGATCCTGATTGAAGAACAGGCCTATGCCGGTGACTCGGCGACTGGTTTTTCCCTGCACTCCGATATTGTGGCGAATTATATTCTGAACTTTGGCAATGAAGTCCAGAAACAGCAATGGTTACCGAAAATGGCCAGCGGAGAAGTCATCACTGCGATTGCAATGACCGAACCTGGTACAGGATCAGACCTACAGGCTATCCGTACCAGCGCAGCTCTAGAAGGTGATGACTATGTGATTAATGGTTCAAAGATTTTTATTACCAATGGCTATCTTTGTGATATGGCAATTGTGGTCTGTAAAACTGGTGATAGTGATAAAGGCTCGGCCAATCTGTCATTGATCATAGTCGAAGCAGATCGGGACGGTTTTGGTAAAGGTAAACCGCTCAATAAAATCGGCATGAAAGGTCAAGATACCTGTGAACTGTTCTTTGACAACGTGCGGGTGCCTAAAGAAAACCTGCTCGGCATGCCCGGTATGGGCTTTATGATGCTGATGAAAGAACTGGCCTGGGAACGCTTGATTGTGGCGATGATCTGTCAGGCCGGCGCAGAAGCTGCTTTTGCCCATACGGTGAAATACACCAAGGAACGGCAGGCTTTTGGCAAACCCATCTCTGCCTTTCAAAATACCCGATTTAAGCTGGCTGAAATGCGTACTGAAATTGAAATCTGCCGGGCTTATCTGGACCGCTGCATGCAACAGGAATTACAGCAACAGCTTGGGGTTGATGCAGCTGCCGCCGCCAAATACAAAATTTCAGAAATGTTCAGTAACGTGGTCGATGAATGTCTGCAACTCCATGGCGGGTATGGCTATATGCTGGAATATCCAATAGCACGAGCCTACATAGATCATCGTGCCAATCGAATCTATGCCGGTACCAATGAAATTATGAAAGAACTGATCTCACGCTCAATTTAA